Below is a genomic region from Melanotaenia boesemani isolate fMelBoe1 chromosome 19, fMelBoe1.pri, whole genome shotgun sequence.
AGTAACACCATCATCAAATGTACGGACGATACCATGGTGGTAGGAGTCATGTTGAGGAGGGGATGAGGCCGCCCACAGGGACGAGGTGGAGCGACTGACTGTGTGGTGTTTGGGAAAAACAACCTGCTACTCAGCACCTCCAAAACCAAGGAGGTCATTATTGACTTCTGGAGGAAACATCAGTGGCgactgtgtggagagggtggtgGACTTCTGCTTACAGGGGGTTCACATTTAGGAGGACGTGACCTGGAGGGTGAACACCTCTGAGACTGCTGGTGTCCTTCTATCGGTGCTGCCCTCTCCAAACTCTAGAAGAACTACACAGTGCTCGTAGCCTTAAAGAGCACAGACTATCATTAAGGACACTTCACACCCTGGAGGAGGACTTGACCTCGTTTGAACTGTTGCTATCAGGCAGATTCAAGAACAGTTTTTATCAAACTGGAGTCATCACACTCAATACTAAACAACACATATAATAAGCAATGTGTGTTCTGTGGGACGAGTGGAATAACAGGATGTGATGGGTCTctgcttttattgcttttatttgtatgttttataataattttatatagaAAGTATCTGATTGGATGGCACTTTTAAATAGCGTACTTGTTACAATGACAAtagatattctattctattctattctattctattatgtAAGATGTAAAGATGTTACAGCTTAATCATTTTATCCACTGTAAATGTAACTCACACATTCACTGGCTTTATTATTTATGGTGCACTCCTGCTGTCTTGTAATTCCGAGTTCCCCAGAGTAGGTAGCATCTTTTCTGGGTTGTTGGCGTTCCCTCTGAAAAAACAGGAGCCTCCAAAAAATTGTGCGCTTCTACAAttatgccaaaaaaaaacaaaaaaaaacaaacaattgtaAAAATGTGCTCCATGAGAACACCAGACAATGTTGgtgataataattaataaaatgcacataCTGACACGACATTTCATGAACAACCACACCTTAAAAATGGTCTGGTATTAATTATCACGGTGTGTGAGTATGTTACATTGAACTTGTATTTGAAAGTCacagaaaacatcagcagacaaaacacatttagattAAACATGATAACCAGTTTATTCCTTTAAAGTCTGATCTAAGAAATACTGGGCAGAAAAGTCtatttttaatctgaagtctttttttggccctttaacaacgttttaaaaaacaaaacaaaaataatttgcatatatGTACAGTTTATTATACAGGTAGTGTGATATATCAGTATTATTGTGGtgcaaaaggtgtccaccagggggcagaacaCGAGTATCAGATTGCATATAACAAAGTCTTTCACTATAAAATGATGCAATAGGTTTCAGAAAGTATTTATCAGCTATTATATACATTATTCAatgttatatttgtattttcctCATCAAGATATCCTGACATTTCAAGTGCACTTGAGGGGTGGCATGGGGAGCCCTGCTCAGTTTGCTTAAGGCAGCTACATACTCCgggagaactttgttcttgttcttgaggtcgcaaaaacaagaaaaaagtttgtttttgttcagtcaTTTCATATGAGAAGCTTCATCCGCCATGGGGTGGGGATTAGGCTGCTGTAAAAGGGGTGTCTCTGTtattatgtgcaatgaacaactGGCCTGGTGATTTCATCCTTAACGAGGAACTTTGCTCATGGCAGGGTGGGTCATGCATGCAGCGGTGCCGTGTCCTTATATACCACATGTGTTGtattaatttttgtattttctcaccaccttgatcagctgttaattaaagcTATCCGTTTCACCATGCATCCGCGGAAATGTGGAAGTAACAGCGTCCTGCTTCACGCTTTTCCACGTTACATATGCTCCACTCATatgtctgaccaatcacacaattcTTCTCAGAGTCCCACGAGGAGAAAGTTCTGCTGGTGGAGATGCCCCCAACCACGTCCGTTACAAAGAAATGGCtccattttgttcttgtggtttagagaacaagaaaaaggtttttgtttctgcagagTATGTAACTTTACACCTTATACCAGTGGTGCTGTGTTAGTCAGAGTGGGCCCACATCCAGTCCTGCTTAGGGCCCCATAAAGGCTCGGGTCGGCTCTGATCAGAAGTGGTGCGAGTACTGTTTCCGTATGTTGCCTCAGCAGGCCAGAGGTCaactgcttttatttctttcttcttttttttttttttttagtcaagtCTGGTTCCAGATAAAACGTAAAATTTTCCAAAGAAAACCATTAAATCTCCCAGCAAGCAGAATTCTGTTctgtagaaatgttttaattaatttattggaacatttatttttggtgaaatcaacttcatttaagtttaatttctatttaatttctttttaaaatttgtttgtaatgtacttttcagtgcttcttccacatcctgctgtaatgcttttaatgggttttgtaaagcactttgaattgtctcgtacatgaaatgtgataagTTAATTAACCATCTCACTTTAAAGGAATTGTTCAATTTTTCAAAACTTAAGATTTCCAAATACCATATTTGTTGGCATTGCACAGAATATCTTTCTTTAAGTAATGGCTTATATGTAAACATCACATACAATATGTTTCTATATGTTATGCTCACAGGAATTTAACATGTTCACTGAAAAGCTCCGCCACCTAGTGTGTGAACAACGCAAGACACACACTGAGTGGAATACAGCGCGTGAATGCTCGTGTTCAAAATAAAGTCCAGTTTCTGTGCTTACAAACGTTGTGCTTCTTAGGACCATTGATAAATTACACCATATAAGGTCAACTAGGATTTTACCCAgaatttagatgttttattataaaagacCGAGCAGTCTCACGCAGTCCAGATAAACACCAATACGTCAACGCGACGACTTCCCTTCACGTAACCAATCAGATCAGACGTTATTGCGTGTGACGTAGCTGTTGTATACGTGCCAGGCTGCATGGGACATGTTCCTGTAGTCCTGCTGTTTTGTCGTGTAATTTCTCCAACTTCTGTGTCAACTCATATTGAAATATTTCCAGACTTTGTGTGTATTTCTCGGCTTCATTGGGTCTGTGGTGAGAATAAATTTAATTACTTACAATAAAAGAAAGCTGAGGACATATTATGAACCTGCTATCTACTTTTAGCCGCCAACGGAGCCTGTTAAGCTAGCTCTAAACAGACAGATACGGTCAGTTGGGTAACTGTCTAAACAGCAGGCTGTTGGTGTTGTTTACTTCTCCGCTGTGGAGACACTCAGCTCGGACAGAAGTTATAATAAAGTTCGAATTGGTTGACCAAGCAGGAAGGAAGGGAGAGAAGATCCTTGTGACCGTCCTTGGCAGCAGGGTCTGACTTCTGGACTGGACAACCCCCACCTGTCCGGGAATGTCCCCTGCTTAAAGGCGGCGCTGACTCCTGTTTGGCTTCTGTTGTCGGGTTTCGTGATCGTGTTGGTTTGGAGGAATGGCTCGCTGCTCGGTGGTCAACGTGTTTTGTCTCGGGAGTCGAGCTGTCTGTTTCGGGCACCCTCTTCGCCCTCTGCACACCTCGGTTTGCACCGCCTCATTGAAACCGAAATCTGGCTTCAAACCTGAGAAAGTGGCGGTGGTTACAAAGACGACCAGATATGAGTTTGAACAGCAGCGTTATCGGTATGCAGGCCTGTCAGAGGAGGACCTGAAGCAGCTGGTAAGACTTCATTAAACACTCAGACACGGTTCTCCTCCTGATAAACTGACATTTATCCGTGTTTTTCCTCAGCTTGCCATGAAGGGCTCCAGCTACAGCGGCCTGTTGGAGAGACACAACATTCACACCAACAACGTGGAGCATATTGTTAAGAGCCTGCAGTAAGATGTCTCCCATAAATTATTCCAGCTCAGTCCTGACAAAGATGGAGAAGATTTCTTAGTTTGGACACAGTCTGTTCTATGATCTGTCTGCAGGAGAGAAGGCATCGAGGTGAAAGTGGTGAAAAGAGGGGAATACAATGATGAGGTGGTGCGATGGGCAGACGCCATCATCTCTGCTGGAGGTGAGGACATAATTTCATTGACCTTTAACTTTGTGTCTACTCATGATGTAGAGAGTGGGCGGTTCATTCATGTGGACAAAAGCTTCAGACAACAGATCCAAGTACACAATACAAGTTCTCTAAACTGCAGTTTGCTTTGTTAGGTGATGGAACAATGCTTCTTGTTGCCAGTAAGGTTTTAAGCAAGGATAAACCAGTTGTCGGCGTAAATACAGACCCTGAGAGGTAAAACGATTTTTTTCTGCTGGATTAATAAACAAGAAATGATGTATTGTGTCTCGCTTTATCAGTAATAAGTTAACCTCTTAAGCCCCAACATGAGGTCAGGTctgttatgtaaatataaacatttgtgTTATCCACTGAAAGTCAAGAATCTCGGCTAAAAGCTCATTAAAACCATTTATCTCACCACTAAACACCGTTAAGCCAACatacaattaaaagaccagatGCAAAAAGTCCacaaaaagatgtaaagaaaataatggaTCCACATTTTCACCCCTCGGCATGAACATGGACAAATGATGTCTTTACTGAAACCAGCCAGGATtcacagaagcagaagaagcaaAATTCTGCTTTACATCTAAAATATATCATCATAAATTATGTCTTAATTTTGTTTGCTGGCTTCAAAAACCTCTGTGCAGCAGGATAAAACCACAATTACTGAAAACCTGCATTTCCCAGCCTGCTTACATGGATTTGACTGGATGATGACAGGTTTCAGTCATTCTGCAAGACTGATATTTTCCTCCTTACCGTTGATGGTGGTGATCATGGATGTAAACATGGTGACACCATTGTATTTCTACTGgatcaaaaattaaaatgagaatcAATCAGCTGATTGAAGCCGGATTACGAGGAGATTTACCCCTCGTACTTTACCCCCTCCACATTTATCTACATCTGGATAAAATCACAACaagaagaagagctggagatGAATTTAAAGCCAGTGGGACAGCAGTGTGTCATTGCTTCATGAGTCTTTGAGCAGAGAATGTCCACATGTTGGGTCGTTTTAGAGCTGAAACCCTCACAAGATGATTGGGGCTCAAGATGTTAAGCTTTTTTAGGAAGTTTTATTTGGTCTAATATGTGCAGCTGTACttaattcacatttaaagtatttaacaGCGTGTTCTgctgtaatgtttatttttattgaaggTCAGAAGGGCACCTATGCCTGCCTGTGCGGTACACTCGTGCCTTCCCAGAGGCGTTGAACAAACTCTGCTGTGGTGAGTTCAGGTGTGTATTTACCTTCAGTCGTCCTCGTTAGCTGTCCTGTCTGTTCCTGTGTGGGCTCTAAAAACTTTAAATCTGTGTTGTCTGGAGAAAAGTCACATGGTTTTAAAACCCCAAAGCTGCGTCCTCAGATTAAGGGGGATATCTTAAATCCAGTTATGGTGGctgatgtaaaaaaagaaaaacagctaaatgctaatGAGGCTTTACCTGGGGTTTACTCTGAAATGAAGGTACAGGTACTTTCATCAAATATCCTCAGAAGATTTCATCTACAGTTAAAGCTACAGTTTGATGGTTTTCACAACTAATTATGTTTGTAGGTGGAGGATAATTCCTagttacagaaaaatgttttcagatagTATTATTCAtggtttggatgttatttatcATCAGGTGGAACTAGCTGGGCTTCATGGCCATCTCGTGGAGAACTTCTTAGGCCCATTTTGTGCCTTGTACATAGCACGTGGAAGGACCAGAACTTTCTGTCTTGCCAGGCTCAAACAGGATGTGATAGCACAGCCTGCAGAACACTGTGAGAGCCGTTCTGGTCAATCTGGTTTCTATTGTAAATAAAACCCCAGTTCCTAACACAGTCAGAtgcagtgtaaaatgtaaataaaataataatttaacgATTTATAAATCTCATCCACCCATATTTCATTCTCAATACAACAACacgtcagaggatgaaactgagacgtttcaccgtgagatgaaaatatgagctgatagtgaatctgatggaaaaagttagaacaggagcaacaaaaggctggaaaagtacctggtacaaaccagaaacacctggaggagcatttgacaactaatcaggttacctggcaacaggtcagtaacatgactggtataaaaggagcatttcagagaggcagagtctctcagatggaaagatggacagagcttcaccaatctgagacaaactggatctaaaattctggaacaatttcagaaaactaaaaaaacaacaacttgtaTTTTGTGAAGACTTCACTGTGTTGTATTATGTGGTCTGAGCTGTTATTGGAGCAGCTGTGGGATCTTTGGGCTCATTCTCAGTTTAAATTTTGTAGAGaattttgaaataaaagaatgaGACAATATCTCGTAGCATTACATGCTGAGAGGCCAAGAACAGTAAGGTGAAGGTGTGTTTCTACTGGCTACCTGAGTGTGTTCTGTCTTCGTTTGTGCACATCCTCTGAAATGAATGATGCGTACAAAGATTCAGTGTGGAAGTGACTGGATTTCTCATTTCTAATCTACTCAGGaatctttaaaatcattaatcatttttcatttgtcatcTCGACATCAGgcattcctcctcctcatttgtgttgtttacaCCCTCCTGTTTGCTGGAGCTGGTGACGGGTAAACAACCATACTAGGTACAAGGTTAAAAAGTTCACACATGCTAAGATGAAACATGAAATAACACCAGAGATGCTCCATTTTCCTGTAACTTTAACACCAGAAGGAAAGATAAcaatacaaaatgataaaatcctagaacttgtttgtttttgttttttttaatgaaatgcagACCTGTAATGTAAACATGGATTTACGTTCCAAACTGAATGAAGTAGACTTGATCAAACCTGAAACCTGCTGCTTTCATAACTGGAGGAATCTGATGCTAGAAGTccaaataaagataaatctgTATGTGTTCAGATGGTGGAAGTCCAGCTGTGTACCATGTGACAGGTATATAATTTTATGTTGACGTCGTGTCTTTTGTCCTTCACGGTTGATGAAGAACAACCTGAGGGAAAAgtatttgtaaatgtttttagaggtcattatttttctgtgtaccactgaaaataaaagctgtgtATGATGCTGATGTGACCTCATGTGACCGTTTCCAGGTGGCTGTGGCGTCAGAGGATCCGTCTCCATTTGGAGGGAACGGGCATCAATCCCACCCCGGTGGACCTTCATGAGCAGCAGCTGAGCCTGGAGCAGCACAGTCAGGCTCACCGGATCACCACCATGGACAGCCAGCAGAGTAGGACCTGATCCCGTCCAGCTGTCCTCTGAGACTCTGATTAAGACGGGAAAACCTGCCGTGGTTTTATCCTCCTGATggatgttttcttctctttcctgTCAGGGACAGGAGTGTTTCATCAGAGCTCCAAGCCCAGCCTCCTCCCTGTACGAAGTCTCAATGAAATCTTCATCGGAGAATCTCTGTCCTCCAGGTACTGATGATTGAacatgtgtgtgcgtatgtgtgtgcatgttctAACCCTCATTAATCCCCAGCCTCTTCACCTCCACCCTGCTCCTCTCACCTGGACTCAAACGGTGAAATCTCTGTCCACCACAGGGTGAAGTTAAAATCCTTCAAACCCCATGTTAACCTCTTGCTCCATAGGGCCTCCTACTATGAGATCTCAGTTGATGATGGTCCGTGGGAAAAACAGAAGAGTTCAGGACTCAGCATCTGCACGGGAACCGGATCCAAAGCCTGGTAGGTAGAAACTGTcacactgagcatgctcagCTTCCGCTTCATCCTTCCCGAACAAAGACAGGACTGTTGTCTGTTCCACTTctgaacatctgcagcatctctgTGCTGGCTTCAACTAACACACACCTCTCTCATCTCCTCTCCTTTTTCTTACACGTTAGGTTGTTGTGCCTCCCTCCATTAATCCAGCTCATCTCTGAAGGGAGGGACATGcagtcattaaaaatatttaatttatttttgttcataagtttatttaattctttagccaaattaaataatcaacaCTAACCTGAAACACTCGaatgaaaagcagcagaaagaagaaaatctcaTAAATCATGAATTAAACCAAACGTATGGATGAaactaaaacatattttacactTCATTTACCATCTACACATcaccacaaatacaaataaatctcCTTCATTATGTTTTCTTATAACAGCTTTAATCATTTTTCTAAACACAATATTTGATTTTGCTTCTCAAGTTTCTTCCAGATTTTTCTCTAAAGCAACTCCAGACACAGAAACATGTCTTTTGTTCTGAATCtggtttttataaaaatctCACAACCTTCtagttttaatggttttatcttttttttttatcggaTAGTTTTTGGGTGTTAAATATTTCCATACATTGATCGCGCTGTCATCAACGAGACCATTAACTTTTAATAACTTTAACTGGCTGGATCTGGATCAGCTTCTACTAATGATTCTTATTAAAACTCGATTAATGGATGTTTCACATGTAGTTCCACATATTTAAACACAATGATTCACATATGGAACAATAACAGAATTATCTAATCGATATAGGGATTTATTTTCCAATTAAGCATTTACTTTATGTAacataaaaatttttttttactatttttatttttataccatTAATATGTGACTTCAtgacatatttaattaatattaaatccTCAAAATCTTCATTTCTGAAGGTATTAGTCAATACTTAAACCTTCAATATTCAATGAAAATTTAATGTTTGTACCTCTATTACTAAACACCATGAAATATGCTTTATTATGCTTAAgggataattttttttgttttttattttttcctctttgacaTGCTCTATAATTTCACCTCATAAAACAAAGTTGTATCATCTGCgaataaaatccattttaacaGTTTAGATACGTGaacaggatcattattacataaaataaacggTTCGGGACCAAGGGTAGACCCTCCGCATCAGATTTTAGATGAtttatttggacattttctgtttgttgaaTAAATTGTAATCCGATGAAGAACCACCcctctgatttaaaaaagaaaatggcttcCTGTAAGGACGACAAGCGGTCCAGCTGGATAAAGCAGCTTTTAGTCTTTCCAAACAAGGATGGGTTTAAGAGAAAAACCTCTTAAAGAAACGCACCCGTCATGGCACATGTTCGTGTATAAAGGCCAGGAAGCTGTTGGCTGGTGAAACAGACGCATCCATGTTTACGTCCACAGAATTCCATCAGTCGGGAATTCTGACAGCAGAAAGTTAAAGATGAcactttctctttatttttcaagcAACTGTTTGGGAACCCTGGATGGTTAGTATTTGGGAAAGATGTGGGTTGTGGATCTTTTTTGTATCTAAGccagtttttcctgtttttttttccttcattctcCCTTGCAAAGGCCTTCCAGTTCTGCGAGATTCCTCAGCCGTCTCAGAGGTCAATTCACAGATATTCAGTTGAGTTTAGGTCAGAAGACTGCAAGGGTCACAGTAAAACCTTCATCTTGTACTTCTGGAGGTCGTCTCTTGTGGATTTTGAGGTCTGTTTAGGatcattttccttttctcatcTTCAGCCTTTTACTGGTTGTTTTATTGGTGCGTTCAATTTGTACTTGGAGGTCGGATTTTCCAAGTTCCCAGTCAGAAATTTTACGTTAACGCCCTTTGAAGTCGGATACCCGTCGAAAGTCGGGGCAAACTCACCAACCCCGACTTCACCCAGTAAAGATGGCTGGCCAACAAATCAGCGGTTTATTCCTGCATAAACTTTGTCTACactaaaccaaaacaacaaccacCACCGAGCTGCTTTCATCCAGTAAAACACATCCACCAGCTTCCCTCTGTGGAGTCACGCTTTACCTTCAACGTCTGTCATCATTTCCACCTACTGGTTTAATAAACGTCTGTAAAGGGATGGCGTGAGCAAAACAAAGACTTTCCTGGCGTCAACAAGAACGCTCCTAGCTGGGATGTGACGTCATTCCCAGATAAGTGTTCCCAGTTCGTACCATATGTTTATTATTGAATCCATTCTTCCTTCTGCTGGTGAAATGCTCTCTGTGCCAGTGGCTGCAACACAACGCCATAGCATGATTCATCCACCCCGTGCCTAACAGCTGGACAGGTGGTCCAGCAAGCAGTATATCACAAATCCTCCTGAGCGTCTTTTCTTGGTCTTATCTTTATGTCCACACTTCCTGTCAGTTAGCATATCTTAATGACATGACAAACGGAGGAAACTGCTGCCTGAAAACACTTCTCTATCTTCTCATAGCTTCTCCTGCCTCCACAATCTTCATTTTCAGAGAACTGTTGAGAAGAACTCATGGCTGCTGATTGTTGGGATGAGGTTAGAGGAGTCGGAGTATTTGGAAAGCTAGTCTTTCCTGACGCTGATAGTGAAATAGTCCTAACCCTAACAGGATGATTCAGGTCTGAGAGCTCAAAGTTAATGTGAATTTGGTTTTTTAGACCCTGAAAATCATTCTTACCTGAATTTGTTAGCTAGATGTTCACACAACATGCAGATTTGGGTTTTTGTTGGGTTTTAGAAAACTGTCCATCTTTTACCAGAGCATAGATCTTCATCTGGCCgactgtttcttcttctactgtctGAAACAGCGTGCTCAGATGTTGAGTCAAAGGGAAGTGGAATGATAAAAATGCTGCTGAATGAGCGTCGACAGGCTGTTTTTCTTGCGTGGAGGAGCAGCTGTTCAGGTGCAACATGGACGTAAATCTGTCTGGAGATCTGTGGACTTCTGGAATGAGATGAAATCCtctattctttctttctgcaggtcgtACAACATCAACAAGCTAGCTGAGCAGCCCGTGGAGGAGCTTCTAAAGATTGGTGTGTACAtgtaaactggttttacttCAGAAACTCCTGGATGTCCCTGACTTGTTGTTTTTCACCTCTAGGAAAGTCTCAGGCTGGTCTGGATTTCCCTCTAAATAAAGAACTTATAGAAAAGGGTGGGTTTATGCTTCTGATGCAGTTGTTGACGTGTTTGTCCTCATGTGGACCTCTTAATGACGTGGTCTCTTTGTCCTCAGTGACTGAAGAGTACAACAAGTCTCTGGTGTTCAGTCCGGACGACAGCCGTCTATTCTACAGCGTCAGGGAACCCATCGTCAACCGA
It encodes:
- the nadk2 gene encoding NAD kinase 2, mitochondrial isoform X1, with product MARCSVVNVFCLGSRAVCFGHPLRPLHTSVCTASLKPKSGFKPEKVAVVTKTTRYEFEQQRYRYAGLSEEDLKQLLAMKGSSYSGLLERHNIHTNNVEHIVKSLQREGIEVKVVKRGEYNDEVVRWADAIISAGGDGTMLLVASKVLSKDKPVVGVNTDPERSEGHLCLPVRYTRAFPEALNKLCCGEFRWLWRQRIRLHLEGTGINPTPVDLHEQQLSLEQHSQAHRITTMDSQQRTGVFHQSSKPSLLPVRSLNEIFIGESLSSRVKLKSFKPHVNLLLHRASYYEISVDDGPWEKQKSSGLSICTGTGSKAWSYNINKLAEQPVEELLKIGKSQAGLDFPLNKELIEKVTEEYNKSLVFSPDDSRLFYSVREPIVNRVFSSSRQRGFASRVCVRSRCWDACMVVDGGTSFEFNDGAIATISMSDEDQLRTVILDN
- the nadk2 gene encoding NAD kinase 2, mitochondrial isoform X2, with the protein product MARCSVVNVFCLGSRAVCFGHPLRPLHTSVCTASLKPKSGFKPEKVAVVTKTTRYEFEQQRYRYAGLSEEDLKQLLAMKGSSYSGLLERHNIHTNNVEHIVKSLQREGIEVKVVKRGEYNDEVVRWADAIISAGGDGTMLLVASKVLSKDKPVVGVNTDPERSEGHLCLPVRYTRAFPEALNKLCCGEFRWLWRQRIRLHLEGTGINPTPVDLHEQQLSLEQHSQAHRITTMDSQQRTGVFHQSSKPSLLPVRSLNEIFIGESLSSRASYYEISVDDGPWEKQKSSGLSICTGTGSKAWSYNINKLAEQPVEELLKIGKSQAGLDFPLNKELIEKVTEEYNKSLVFSPDDSRLFYSVREPIVNRVFSSSRQRGFASRVCVRSRCWDACMVVDGGTSFEFNDGAIATISMSDEDQLRTVILDN